From the Haladaptatus sp. DJG-WS-42 genome, the window CGACGACGAGCGCGTAGGGAGCCACATCGGTGGCCGTAGGCTCGTCCTCGGTCAGCCCGACGCGACGGCGGTCGATTGGCCCGAGTTCTGCGGCGTGGTCACTCCGAAGGTGGTCGTGATAGGCATCCGCAGAAGAAAACGCCTCGTCGCAGTACGAACACTCGGGCATGGGTTAGCCACTCATGGCGCAAACTCAACCTTTTCGGTGCGCGTCAAAATCGACCGCCGTCTCAACGAGGTGGGCGAACGCTTCGGCTTCGGCCTGTTCTTGGACCGGAGCTTCGGCCTCGTCGCGGACACGTTGTTTCACGACGCGGAGCGCCTCCGGGTTGTTCGTGGCGATACGCTCTGCGACCGCCTGCGGGTTCTCCGTGATTTGGGAGATGAGACCCATCCGGAGGGCTTCTTCGGCATCGACGACGCGGCCAGTGAGCGCGATGTCGAGGGCCTCGCCCTGCCCGACGATTTTCGGCAGGCGAACCGTCCCGCCCCACGCGCCAAAGAGGCCGAACACGACGCCCGGTTCGGCGAACGTTGCTCGCGGGGTAGCAACCCGCAGGTCACACGCGAGGGCCATCTCGACGCCACCGCCACGTGCCGGGCCAGTGATGCCCGCGACGGTGACGGCTTCTGTGTCCTCGATGGCGGTCGCCACGCGCTGGCCGAGTTCGGCGAACTCCTTCGCGCTCGGACCGTCGAGTTGCTGCACTTCAGCCAAATCAGCGCCCGCAGAGAACGCGCTGCCCGCGCCGTGGATGTAGATGACGGCAGCGTCCGTCTCGGTGACCGCGCGTTCGAGCGCGCGGAGCCCGTCTTTAGAGAGCGCATTTCGCTGGTCTGGACGGTCGAGCGTGACCACCCGTAGCCCGTCGGTGTCCGTGGTCGAAATCATGGCAGGAAGTGACCGTCCGTTTCCAAAGGTCTTTGCCCTTCCCGACGCTAAATTGGGGCAATGGAGGAAGCCGCTGCGGTTCGCCACGCCGCACTGGACGCGATACGCGATATCGAGCCAGCGCGGTTGCGTGGCGATATTGAGGCCATACTCTCTGCCGGGTCGATGGCCCCGGGCGTTCTGACACTTCTCTGTGCGCAGGCTGTCGACAACGTCGAGCCGAACGCGATTCGCACCCGAGCCGCAGGTGTTCAACTGATCTACGAAGGCCTCCGACTCACCCGGACGCTCACCCAAAACCCCTCGTGGGAAACCGACGTCGAGCAAGCGAACTTGGACGTACTCGCCGCAGACGTGCTCGTCTCGCGGGGCTTTCATCTCCTCGCGCGAACCGAAGCCGCAGACAAGGCCGTCGCCACCGTCCAAGCGTTCGGCCGCGACCAAACCCGCCGCGCGGACGCCAATGCCGACACCGACACCTTAGACCGCAACTTAGAACGCGACGTGTTCGACCTCGCGCTCGTCGCCGGAACCACCGCCGTCGGCGCGACCACCTCACCCCCACTCCGCACGTTCGTCCGCGACCTGACCACCACCTACGACGACGTGGTGTTTCCCGACCCGGAACTCCTGTTCACAGACGCCGTCACAGAGTCGCTCGCGGGCCATCTCGCCGCCCACGATGCGGGACTAGGAGTGGACGACGGCGTCCGCACCTCGGCGACCGACCCCTGACGCGAATCGAAACGTCTAAAGACGGGACGGCGTAAGTTGGTATTGCCTGCCTGGGTAGCTTAGCGGTAAAGCGCGTCCTTGGTAAGGACGAGAGCCCGGGTTCAAATCCCGGCCTAGGCTTTTCTGACGAAATTATACGGCAAGCGCAGCGAGCCAGCTGATAAACGCAGAGCCGAACAAACACTCGTTCCGAGTTGCCACTGTCTGTGTCGCGTACGAAGCGGGGGCAGGAGACGGAGCGACAGGTCACCCACGAACCGATGTGATGACGGACGTGGACACGACGTGTCGCCGTGAACGGAAGAGCGGAGACCGCCGCCGGAACCCCAGTACCGACGGCAGTTCAAAGCGGAGTACAACGGGTCGCTGTAAGTCGACCCGCCGTGCAGTCACCGCGTCCCACCCCCTATCGGTCGTAGTCGATGTACGCCCTTATATCTAGTGTGGTATTGTGTGAAATTAACTATCTAGCTACCTGAATTCGCGTGGAAACCAGCCTCCGGCGCCGTCACAGCACGCGATGGCTCGACCGGCACCATTCGCCATGACAGACAGTAACTAACGTTTTTACGCCAGCCGACGTATGACACCTCGATGAGGTATGTGATTGTCGGATTTGGGCGTGTGGGACACCGAACGGCGCGCATCTTGAAAGAGGAGGGTCACGACGTGACCATCATCGAAATCGACGCGAAAAAGTGTGACCGAGCGCGCGAAGAGGGGTTTTCAGTCATCGAGGGCGACGCGATGGACGAAGCCACCCTCGACCACGCCGACCTCAACTCGGCAGACGCCTTTGGCGGCCTCTCTGGTGACTTGAATGTGAACTACGCAGCCTGCATCGTCGCCGCAAAACACGGCTGCAGGACAGTCATGCGCATCGACGAGGACTACCGTGAGGAGATCTACGAGAAGTACGCCGCAGACGTAGACGAAATCATCTACCCCGAACGCCTCGGCGCAATCGGGGCGAAAAACGCCTTGCTTGGCGGGGATTTCAACATCATTGCAGACCTCACCGCAGACCTCTCGCTCGCCAGCTTCTCGCTGCCGGAGGATTCGCCCATCATCGACCTGCACGTGAGCGAAATCGACCTGCCTGAGGGGGCCGTACTCTACGCCCACGGCCGGGCGCACCAGGCACAGACGATTCCGCTCCCACAGACCGTCATCCAGCCGGGTGACCGCGTTTCCATCATCGCAGAGGTTGGCGACATGGACGCCGTAAAACAGGTCTTACTCGGGCCGAATCGGACGGCGACGGCCAGCTAATACACTAATTCGCCGGTGATGAATTTTCGCGCCCGCTCGTCGTGTGGGCGTTCGAACACCCGTTCTGTCGCGCCGTACTCGATGCACTCACCAGCCAACAGCACCGCGGTTCGGTCTGAGACGCGCCGTGCTTGTTGCATGTCGTGGGTGGCGATGACGACGCCGATGCCGCGGTCTCGCGCCCGTGTGACCGCTTCTTCGAGCAGCGCGGTGTTCCGCGGGTCGAGGTTCGAAGTCGGTTCATCGAGCAACAGCACGTCGGGTTCGACCGCGAGCGCTCGGGCAAAGGCGACGCGCTGGGCTTCGCCCGCAGACAGCCCCCGGGCGTGCTGGCTCATTTTGTCGCGCATGCCAACGGTATCGAGCGCGTCGAGCACCGCAGATGGCGCACGCTCGCGGGTCAGCATGTGTTTGAGGCGTGTTGGCCACGGTTGGCGCACGTCGAGGCCGTACGCCGCGTTCTTGGCAACCGTCGTGCTGAACAGGCTCCGGTCTTGGAACACCATCCCGATGCGCCGCCTGCGAGCGAGGCGCTCCTCACGCGAGAGTGACCAGACGTCGTCGCCATCGACGAGTACGTCGCCCGCCTGTGGCGGGTCGAACAGCGCGAGTAGACGCAACAGGGTGGTTTTGCCCGTCCCCGACGGTCCGACGATGGCGAGCACTTCGCCCGCGGACACATCGAGGGAAACAGCCGAGAGCACGTCGGTGCCATTAAAGCCGTGTGAGAGTGCGCGAGCCTGAATCATGCGTCCCACCGCCCGCGGTCGCGCACCCACGCGCCGAGCGCGTTCACGCCGAGCACGAGCACGAGCAACACGATGCCGAGGGCGATTCCCGTCTCATACCGGCCGCGGCGGGCTTCGACGGTGATGGCCGTCGTCAGCGTACTGGTGAGCGACGTTCCGTCGGAAAGGACGATGTTCCCCCCGACGATGAGCACCGACCCGACTTCGCTGATGGCCCGGCCGTAACCTGCGAGGATGGCCGTGATGATGCCGTAGCGGGCTTCTTTGATGACGACGAGGGCGACGTCCACGCGAGTGCCGCCGCTCGCGTAGGCGGCGTCTTTGACCGACTGTTCGACGCCCGAGAGCGCAGAGAGCGTGACGCTCGTGATGACCGGGGTGGCGAGAATGACCTGTGAAATGACCATCGCCTCGACGGTGAACAGGAGGTCGAGACTGCCAAGCGGCCCGGAGTTAGAGAGCATGAGCAACACCAGCAATCCGACGACGACGCTCGGAAAACCCATGCCGGTGTTGATAACCGACGTGACGAGTCCCCTGCCGGGGAAGCGATTGAAACTCACACCAAAGGCAATTGGCAGGCTGAGCAGGGTGCTCACCAAGACGGCGGTCGTGCTCACCTGCAGCGAGACGACGATGATGCTGACCAGATAGCGCCAGTTCAAGTCAGCGAGACTCTCTAACACGTGCTGTCCTCGGGCGGGAGACGACTAAAAGGCCACGAGTGGCCCGATTTATCCCTCGTAGTCTTCGGGGACGTACTCACCGAAGGTCGGCTCTTCTGAGAGCGCGTTCGGATAGAACAGCTGTTCGCCGTTCGCGGTGTAGTTCTCGATGATGGACTGGCCCTCGGGACTGGTGATGAAACCGATATATGCCATCGCCATCGCATAGTTCACGTCGGGGTACTTCGCCGGGTTCACCGCGATGACGCCGTAGGGGTTCTTGAGGATTTCTGGGCCGCCTTTGAGCGGGCCTTCCACCATGATTTCGAGGCCGATGTCGGCTTCCATCGAGAGATAGGTTCCGCGGTCTGCGAGCGTGTACGCCCCGCTCTGGTCTGCCTGCACCAGCGTGTCACCCATCCCCTTGCCGATGGACTGATACCACGTCCCGCCAGGTTCGCCCGCAGATTGCTCCCAAAGGGCCTGTTCTTTCTTGTGCGTCCCCGAGTCATCGCCTCGCGAGACGAACGTCGCCTGTTCGTTCGTAATCGTAGCGAGCGCTTCGGTCGCACTTCCCACCCCCGAGATGCCAGCCGGGTCGTCGCTCGGTCCGACGATAACGAAGTCGTTGTACATCACGTCGCGGCGATTCACGCCGTAGCCCTGCTGGATGAACTCGTCTTCCGCGCCGCGGGCGTGGACGAGTACGAGGTCTGCGTCGCCGTCTTGGGCGGTACGAAGACTCGCACCCGTCCCCTTCGGGAGCGTCTTGATGGTGACGCCAAAGCGTTTTTCGAACGCAGGGTTGAGTTCGTCTAAGAGGCCGGAGTCGTAGGTCGAGGTCGTCGTCGCGAGCACCAACTCGGTGTCACCCGTCGCGCCGCCCATCGACCCCTCGCCCGACGCGCTCGGCTGTTGGTCGTCCGCGGTGTCGTCATTACCAAGACAACCGCTGAGCGCGAGCACCGCACCCACACCGGCGGCTTGGAGGAACCGTCGTCGTTGCATTTGTCTGGCTGTACCGAAGGCAACTCGCGCATTAAACCTTGGCGTGCCAACGTAACGTAAACTGGTTATTTCCTCAATTGAGTGTGTAGACTTTCGTTTACTGAGAAGAATGAAGACGGTTCGAGAAAATCGTCTAGGTAGATGGCGATTAGGTACGAAGCGCGCACTGAATCTGCCCTGAAATTCACGACCGGTGAACTGACCGGTGCGTTAGGAGATTCGATTACGGCCCTTCCGCTCATCGTCGCGCTCGGGACGCTCACAGACGCCTCACTCGCCCACATGTTGCTGTTTTTCGGCCTGTTTCAGGTGGTTTGGGGCGTCTACTACGGCATTCCGCTCTCAGTCGAGCCGATGAAGGCGCTCGCCGGACTCGCCATCGCCGGAGCCATCACCCACGGCGAACTCGTCGCTGCAGGCCTGCTCGCAGGCGGGATTCTACTCGTCGCGGGACAGGCTGGTCTGCTCTCACGGCTCTCGACGGTCGTTGGCCTGCCCGTCATCCGCGGCATCCAACTCGCCGTCGCCCTCCTGCTCGCAGAGGCCGGACTCGCCCTCGGTGGTGGCGACCTGCCCATGGCTCTCGCTGGCCTTGCTATCGTCGTGCTCGTCGCCCTCGGCGGCTACGCACGGGCGAGCGCGCTCGTCGTCCTCGCCGTCGGCGGCATCCTCGCCGTGTCACAAACCTCGATTGCTGTAGCGCTCCCCACCCTCTCCGTGTTCCCCGTTTCCCCGCCCACGTTCTCCCTCGCGGCCACCGAGGGGATGGTCGGCCAACTCGCGATGACGGTCGGCAACGCTGCCGTCGCCACCTCGCTCCTGCTCTCAGACCTGTTCGAGCGCGACGTGTCGGCCGACAACCTCGCCACGAGCATGGGCTCCATGAACCTGCTCGCCGTCCCGCTCGGCGGCCTTCCGATGTGCCACGGCTCCGGTGGCCTCGCCGGGAAGTACGCCTTCGGGGCGCGAACCGGCGGCGCGAACGTGATTCTCGGCGTGCTCTACGCGCTCGTCGCGCTCGTCGCGGGCGTCCTCGTCGGCTTCCCGATGGCGTTGCTGGGCGTGTTGCTCGTCGTCGTCGCCGTCCAGCTAGGCGCGGTGTCGCTCGACTCAGCCCACCTGCCCGTTACCGTCGCCATCGGCGTCGTCGGCCTCGTGTTCGGCGTCGGCGTCGCCTTCGTTGCGGGCGTCACGGGTTGGTGGCTGCTCGACAGAGTCGCGTAACGGTTTTCGCCCGCTGGGGGTAACGGAGCATATGAGCTGGGCGTCCCTCTTCGAGCGCGCAGAACGCGACGACATTTCAGAACAAGCCGTACGCGACGCGCTCGCGGAGGTGCGCAGTGAGTAATCCAAATCCCGCCCGCGTCGTTGCGGACGCAGACGTTCTCGCCGCAGATTTGCTCGTCGGTGGGCCTGCACGCGAGGCTCTTGACCACATCCGGCGTCACTCGTGGGTCGAGTTGGTTGCGACCGATGAGCTACTGGACGACGCAGAAGCCACCATCTCACGTCTCGCGGACACCGAGTTGGCCGCAGACTGGCGCGAACACATCGAAGCTCTTCGCGTGCGAGTCGAACAACCCGACCACGACCACCCCGCACTCGCCTCCGCCTACCACGGTGGGGCCGCCCACATTCTCTCGTTCGACGAAGGCCTCCGGAGCGCCAAGGCGGGGGCAGCCATGCAAAAGCGCGTGAAAACGAGCGTCAAACACCCCGACGCCTTCGCCAAACTGTTCGACCCGCAGTCGCTCTATGAAGTGGTCGTTGGCGGCGCGTATCCAGGCCCCGACCGCGACCCGCGCGCTTAGTCAGAGACGCCCGGATTCCACTCGCCGTCCGCGCTGAACCACTCGGCAAACTTCGCAAGTGCGCGCCCACGGTGGCTAATCGAGTTTTTCTGTTCGATGTCCATCTCGGCGAGCGTCACGCCGTTGTGTTCGAAGATTGGGTCGTAGCCGAAGCCGTCGTCGCCGCGGGGCGCGACGATGCGCCCGCGGACGCTCCCCTCGAAGGTCTCTGCGCGCTCGCCGTCGTAGTAGGCGACGATGGTGCGAAATCGGGCGCGGCGGTTGTCCTCTAACGCGGCGAGGTTCCAGACGCGTTCGACGCCAACCGTATCCTCGACGTAGGCCGAGTACGGGCCGGGAAAGCCGCCGAGGGCGTCGATGAAGAGCCCGGTATCGTCAACGATGAGCGGGTCATCGCCATCGAGGTGGTCGAACGCTTCTTTCGCGCCGTGGACGGCGATGTCCGCGAGACTGGTGCTCTGAATCTCGGTGTAGTCGTACTCGACCTGCTCGAGTGGGTCGGTGAGATAGTGTTCGGCCTCTCTGATTTTCCCCGCGTTCCCGGTGACGAATCGGAGCATGCAGAAACGCTAGCGGCGGGGTGAAAATAGCCTATCGACTGGTGACCGCGTGCTCGCAACAAATAGGTGTGGGAAGGTGCTTAATCGACGATGACTTCGACGGGGCCGTCATCTGCTTCTTTCGCTTCCTTCTCGCCACCTTTCCCGCGTTCCAGATAGAGCATCCCACCGACGACGGCGAGGACAATCCACGAGCGCCAGTTTGCGAGATTCAGCGTGTAGCCGATGCCGAATGGCTTCTCTACGAGCATCTCGTCGCCGGGTTGCCAGTACGACTGGAGCATGCGTTTGAGGCTTGGGCGTTCGAAGTTGTACGGAATCCCCAGTATCTCACCGGACGATGGTTTGTCAGCCATACGTCTACTACGCAGGGGAGGGTTAAGGAACTAGTGGCTCTGTTGATAGCGCCCCCGCCCTTCGATTTCGCGCAGTTGACTGAGGACGCGCTCGTCACCCGCTGCGCGATAGCCGGCCTCGAAGGCGTCCCGAAGCGGGTCGGGGTCGGCTGCGGTCCCCGTCAAACTCTGGTGGAAAACGTGGAGGTCCATCGCGTAGTCCTCAATGTGGTCGGTGTAGAAGCCGAGGCCGAAGTCGATGAGGTAGGTGTACGCACCGACGCGCACGTTTCGCGTCGTCGGGTCGCCGTGGACGAACCCCGCCCGGTGAAGCGCGGCAAGGTGTTCTCCGACGTCGCGGACGCGCGAGGCGGTCAGGTTGTCGCTCAAATCGCCCTCGCCAACGTGTTCGAGGGTGAGCGCACCTTCCTGTACGTCCACGTCGAAGACGACGGGCGTCGGGACGCCCTGTTTTCTCGCCTCGCTGAACAAGCGTGCCTCCTGTACCGTCCGCGTCTTGCGGAGGTGCGCATCGAGGTCAGGGTGGCGGTAGGATTTGGGCAGGCGGCGTTTCACGACGCGGTCGCCCTCTACGGTCACGGTCGCTTCTGCACCGACGAGTTCGCGCCCGGTGTCGCCAACGACAGCGACACTCTCGTTTGCCCGCCACGTCACAGCCACTTGGTCGGGGCGGAAGTCAGAATTCACCGCCGACTCCTCGATTTCGATGGTGTCACCCGCGGCGGCCATCGTCGCACCGAGCACCGCAATCATGCCCGCGTTGTCGCGGAGGAATCGTGGGTCGGGCGCAAAGAAGTCCGCTCCGCGCTCGTCGCACATCGTGCGGAGCATCTCTTGGAGGCGGGCGTTCTGGGCGACACCACCGCCGAGGACGAGTTCGTTGCTCCCCGTGAGCGACAGCGCGCGCTCTGCGACTTCGGTGAGCATCCCAAAGATGGTCTCTTGGAGCGAGAAACACACGTCTTCGATTGCCGCACCGTCGTCGGAGGCCTGTTTCGCGGCGCTCATGATGCCG encodes:
- a CDS encoding TrkA family potassium uptake protein encodes the protein MRYVIVGFGRVGHRTARILKEEGHDVTIIEIDAKKCDRAREEGFSVIEGDAMDEATLDHADLNSADAFGGLSGDLNVNYAACIVAAKHGCRTVMRIDEDYREEIYEKYAADVDEIIYPERLGAIGAKNALLGGDFNIIADLTADLSLASFSLPEDSPIIDLHVSEIDLPEGAVLYAHGRAHQAQTIPLPQTVIQPGDRVSIIAEVGDMDAVKQVLLGPNRTATAS
- a CDS encoding ABC transporter permease, which codes for MLESLADLNWRYLVSIIVVSLQVSTTAVLVSTLLSLPIAFGVSFNRFPGRGLVTSVINTGMGFPSVVVGLLVLLMLSNSGPLGSLDLLFTVEAMVISQVILATPVITSVTLSALSGVEQSVKDAAYASGGTRVDVALVVIKEARYGIITAILAGYGRAISEVGSVLIVGGNIVLSDGTSLTSTLTTAITVEARRGRYETGIALGIVLLVLVLGVNALGAWVRDRGRWDA
- a CDS encoding phosphate ABC transporter ATP-binding protein, which translates into the protein MIQARALSHGFNGTDVLSAVSLDVSAGEVLAIVGPSGTGKTTLLRLLALFDPPQAGDVLVDGDDVWSLSREERLARRRRIGMVFQDRSLFSTTVAKNAAYGLDVRQPWPTRLKHMLTRERAPSAVLDALDTVGMRDKMSQHARGLSAGEAQRVAFARALAVEPDVLLLDEPTSNLDPRNTALLEEAVTRARDRGIGVVIATHDMQQARRVSDRTAVLLAGECIEYGATERVFERPHDERARKFITGELVY
- a CDS encoding substrate-binding domain-containing protein translates to MQRRRFLQAAGVGAVLALSGCLGNDDTADDQQPSASGEGSMGGATGDTELVLATTTSTYDSGLLDELNPAFEKRFGVTIKTLPKGTGASLRTAQDGDADLVLVHARGAEDEFIQQGYGVNRRDVMYNDFVIVGPSDDPAGISGVGSATEALATITNEQATFVSRGDDSGTHKKEQALWEQSAGEPGGTWYQSIGKGMGDTLVQADQSGAYTLADRGTYLSMEADIGLEIMVEGPLKGGPEILKNPYGVIAVNPAKYPDVNYAMAMAYIGFITSPEGQSIIENYTANGEQLFYPNALSEEPTFGEYVPEDYEG
- a CDS encoding enoyl-CoA hydratase/isomerase family protein codes for the protein MISTTDTDGLRVVTLDRPDQRNALSKDGLRALERAVTETDAAVIYIHGAGSAFSAGADLAEVQQLDGPSAKEFAELGQRVATAIEDTEAVTVAGITGPARGGGVEMALACDLRVATPRATFAEPGVVFGLFGAWGGTVRLPKIVGQGEALDIALTGRVVDAEEALRMGLISQITENPQAVAERIATNNPEALRVVKQRVRDEAEAPVQEQAEAEAFAHLVETAVDFDAHRKG
- a CDS encoding putative sulfate/molybdate transporter, giving the protein MAIRYEARTESALKFTTGELTGALGDSITALPLIVALGTLTDASLAHMLLFFGLFQVVWGVYYGIPLSVEPMKALAGLAIAGAITHGELVAAGLLAGGILLVAGQAGLLSRLSTVVGLPVIRGIQLAVALLLAEAGLALGGGDLPMALAGLAIVVLVALGGYARASALVVLAVGGILAVSQTSIAVALPTLSVFPVSPPTFSLAATEGMVGQLAMTVGNAAVATSLLLSDLFERDVSADNLATSMGSMNLLAVPLGGLPMCHGSGGLAGKYAFGARTGGANVILGVLYALVALVAGVLVGFPMALLGVLLVVVAVQLGAVSLDSAHLPVTVAIGVVGLVFGVGVAFVAGVTGWWLLDRVA
- a CDS encoding DUF5808 domain-containing protein; protein product: MADKPSSGEILGIPYNFERPSLKRMLQSYWQPGDEMLVEKPFGIGYTLNLANWRSWIVLAVVGGMLYLERGKGGEKEAKEADDGPVEVIVD
- a CDS encoding bifunctional N(6)-L-threonylcarbamoyladenine synthase/serine/threonine protein kinase — encoded protein: MRVLGIEGTAWAASAAIHDTETDSTTIVSDAYQPASGGIHPREAAEHMASAIPRVVREVLADADGPVDYVAFSRGPGLGPCLRIVGTAARSLSQALAVPLVGVNHMVAHLEIGRHQSGFDSPVCLNASGANAHLLGFHNGRYQVLGETMDTGVGNAIDKFSRHVGWSHPGGPKVEKHAEGGELIDLPYVVKGMDFSFSGIMSAAKQASDDGAAIEDVCFSLQETIFGMLTEVAERALSLTGSNELVLGGGVAQNARLQEMLRTMCDERGADFFAPDPRFLRDNAGMIAVLGATMAAAGDTIEIEESAVNSDFRPDQVAVTWRANESVAVVGDTGRELVGAEATVTVEGDRVVKRRLPKSYRHPDLDAHLRKTRTVQEARLFSEARKQGVPTPVVFDVDVQEGALTLEHVGEGDLSDNLTASRVRDVGEHLAALHRAGFVHGDPTTRNVRVGAYTYLIDFGLGFYTDHIEDYAMDLHVFHQSLTGTAADPDPLRDAFEAGYRAAGDERVLSQLREIEGRGRYQQSH
- the rdgB gene encoding RdgB/HAM1 family non-canonical purine NTP pyrophosphatase; translation: MLRFVTGNAGKIREAEHYLTDPLEQVEYDYTEIQSTSLADIAVHGAKEAFDHLDGDDPLIVDDTGLFIDALGGFPGPYSAYVEDTVGVERVWNLAALEDNRRARFRTIVAYYDGERAETFEGSVRGRIVAPRGDDGFGYDPIFEHNGVTLAEMDIEQKNSISHRGRALAKFAEWFSADGEWNPGVSD